A segment of the Panicum hallii strain FIL2 chromosome 1, PHallii_v3.1, whole genome shotgun sequence genome:
GTTTCGCGGGATTAAAAATGGCGCGTGGAGGGGATGGACGCGGCCGCGGGGCTCGATCCCCCTCCTCTACATTCCCTCGCAAGCCTTGCAATGTTTTGGCGTGCCCCGTGCCGTGCGTGCCCTGCAGTGCTCTGTGCCCAGCCCAGTGCCCAGTGCTCAGTGCTGTGTGAACTTGCCGCCGGGGATCGACGGTTGGAACGAGCTTGGCTGCGTGAGAACGCGGCGCCACAAGTCAAGCAAGCACGCGCGGGCGCACGCGGCCTGGTCACCCTATCCATCAGTTCTCTCCATGTTCATCTCCTTCGCCTGGGATTAACGAACGAAGCATGCTTACAAATTCCAATGCCATGCCACACCGGCAATCTTACAACAGAGAACAAATTGATTGCTGATATCACCTCGCATCTCATCTGCACAGGCACAGCAGAATCTCAGGCACCGTGACTGGCCGCACAGGGTTTCTGGCTGCCGACGAGTGCGGCAAAGTTTCAACCCGGGCAGAGCAAACGGGGAATCGAATTGGCGACACAGGGGCCCCCCTCCGTCGCTGCGGCGACCGCCTGGGCCCCGCCTGATGCGCGAACTCGAGGgccggccacgccgccccgtTCGTCAGCGCTGCTGTTCACGGCACAGGAGGGGCGGGTCCATCCGGGCGTCGGAGGAGTTTTTGACTTGGCGCGAATCTTTCTGTCGGAGGTGGGGAGAGCCAGGGGAGGGGTGCCCACGCTTGCACTGACCGGCACGTGGTCGCTGCCCCCGTTCGTCATGCTCCGTCGTGCACGGACGGCCGGAGCCGGACGGGACGAGGTGAGCTGGGAGCCGTGGGCCGTGGCGCCAGGCCACCAGCACAGGGTCCACGGGCTACAGCAGGGTGAGAGCCCGGCGGGCCCGCGTCGCCAGTGTATTTCTTTTTTCCGTCCGCGTGCTTCGTTCGAGGTGATGCCAGTGCCGTGCTCGCCGGGCAGAGGCAGCTGCGCTGCCGCAGTCGCGTGCTGCCTGCGATGCGCGCTGTGCCGCGCTGTGCGGCATCATTTTTCACTGTGCGTGTGGGTGTGTGTCTGCTTTCCAACCCTCTGCGTCTCCTCGCACCCTTTTCAGTAACTTTTGGTTCGTGACCTAGGAGGAAGTAACTTTTTGGTGACCTGGAACTTCGTACTGAGGTTATCTCAATTCTCAATGTACTAGTGCTCCTCCAGATTCCGCTCTGGTTGCAGACTGTAGCTCCATCTGCATCCTTATCTCGAACTGTTTTTATCCCTGCATTTGCATGTGCTTGTATTTCAGTTCTTACAGGGATGAGAGCCACCAGGCTGAAACAAAGAAAAATATTACTCTACATTCTAGAACGAGTAGCAAAGATGAAACGAACTAGTAGTAGTCGCGTGCGCATGAGGTTACATGGATGCAACTGTGCGATCATTGCTCAGTATGGCCCCTGTTCCTTTCAGAGTGACACAGAAAACAGGCTGCACTTCTGCAGCGTGAATGAGTATGAGCGCGCGGCGATGCTTTTAAGAACAAAGTCGCGTAACGATACGGTGACCATCACTATTCACTAACAGTGGCGTAGTGCTTGTCTGCTTGATTACTGTATGGTAGGAAGCGAGTACAGCGCGATTTGATGCTCATTTCTTCCAGTGCCGTCCTCTCTGATTCTTCATCCAGCACGGCTGCTCTACCTgttcttgtttcttgtcattgCTGGATTAATGGCGGATGGACGGATGGATAGATGGAATGTGATTTGATGCAACAAAAGAGCTAGGCACGTAGAGCGTGAGACGGTGAGAGGCTACTGAGGTAAGTTTGGATGGGGCAGGTCTAAATTTTAGCCTATCGTATCGAATCGAATGTTTAGTTTAAAAGTTTTAGATTAataataaaactaattgtataataTAGACTAATTCGCGATACGAATTTATTAAAattaattaattcataattagtCCATACGATGCTACAATAGATATgcgctaattatggactaattaggcttaatagatttgtcTCGTGAATTATTCTTAAATttctgcaattaattttatagttAGCTTATATCTAATTTTTTTAATTGGTATCAGGACGTGATAGAGCTAAATTTTAGATTTTAGGATTAAAACCCCGATCACGCATGGACCGGTTAGGTGCAGGCACGATAAGGACGGTGTCTTTTCGCCATATGGCTTAGATGCAGGGGCGATTTGCTGGATCTCTGTCACGTCATTGGATTAATTGGTACCGCAATTTACAGCCCTATTTTCAAGATCTGGCACGGCAAAGTAGCCAGCTTTTTTCAACGGAAAAAGCCATGCTTGATTAACAGTTGAAACAGTACAAGAGCCCCACGATTACAGTCttgatttcaaaataaagattACACTGAGGCCACAAAGGAACAGCGCTGTTGATCGATCATGTAGCAACCTTTTTTTTTCTAGAGGTGCTGTACTGgcagttctttttttttaagaGTGGAAGCTGCTGTAGCAACTGGAAAATCACTTCCTACCTACCTACACAATGAGTCTTGTGGGCCGACATATTCTCCTTTACGGGCCAACTTCTGGTTATATCTCTTGCAAGTTCGGGTCCAACTTGAGTCTTGAAGTAACGGCCCAAATATCTTAGCTGGACGATCGCCGCCGTTTTGGACTCTGGTTAGAGACCCGAGGGCCACAAGCCCACAACCCGAGTCACTTCCGCTTTTTCCACAGTCCCACTTCAGGCCGCTAGCGTCGTCTCTCCACGCGCCGGCCGAACCGATGGCGGCGGCACCGACGGCGGAGGCCATGGACGTCGAGGCACCGGCTAGGCCGCCGTCCACCGTCTCGGACACCAAGTACCGCTCCCCGCACGACCTCCTGGCCGAGACCCGCGCTTCCATCGAGAAGGTCGCCGCCCGGATGCTCGCCATCAAGAGGGATGGCGTCCCCAAGTCGGAGCTCCGCGAGCTCGTCACCCAGATGTCGCTCCTCCTCGTGACTCTCCGCCAAGTAAGTAACGTCATGCTCCAAAACCCTagccccccgcccccgccccacACCCACCCAGCCCTATCTCTAGATCTATGGTGCTAATTTGGGTTTGATCTGCGCAGGTGAACAGGGAGATACTGATGGAGGAGGACAGGGTGAAGGCGGAGACGGAGGCCGCGAAGGCGCCGGTGGACTCCACGACGCTGCAGCTGCACAACCTGTTGTACGAGAAGAACCACTACGTGAAGGCCATAAGGGCGTGCTTAGACTTCCAGACGAAGTACCCGGGGATAGAGCTCGTGCCGGAGGAGGAGTTCCAGCGTGCGGCGCCGGCGGACATCCGCGACAAGACCCTCGCTGCTGACGCGTCCCACGACCTCATGCTCAAGCGCCTCAACTTTGAGCTCGTCCAGGTTGTGTATTCTTACTCGTTGCAATCCTATGGGAACTCTACTTATCAGTTTATCACTAAGTTACTTTGCCCTGTTCCGTTCAATGTTTGAGGGGCTTGCATGTGAACGTTGAGGGTTGCATATGCAACCATGATTTGTTGAGCTTTTTGAAAGAAATAGCTGCACTTGAAGCTAATGGAACTTCATCTGCCAGACTTAGTATTGTTTTGGCAGGTTGATTGTATCACTTTTTTTTTTGACGAATTGGATTGTGCTGCCTTTGAAGTTCGTTTAATTTTAGGATCCTAGGAGACCAGTTTACTTCATGGACCTGCTAAACTTGTATTTGGATTTTCACACAACTTCCAACTATCACTTCTAGGATTATAATAATATCTCCTATAACCTGTTTCGTGAAGTTTGTGCATATATCCTTCATTCAGCTCAGGATTTACATCATCTCCATTATTCTCATATCTTAAGTTGATAAACCTTGTATCCTGTTTATTTTTTCACCTTTTCCTTATTTACTTGCCCACATGATTTGGAGTCCAGGAGGGTAGTCTAATGTCCCTGTGAGGTGGTGCTAGCCCGCTATCGTTTATGTTGTTTTCATTATTTCATTTCTGGCTTCTAAAATAAATTTGATCTGTGAACCAGCGGAAAGAGTTGTGCAAGCTACATGAGAAATTGGAACTCCAGAGGAGCAGTTTGCTGGAGACAATTGCTAGTCAGAAAAAGTTTCTTTCAAGCCTTCCATCACATTTGAAATCACTGAAGAAAGCATCATTGCCAGTGCAGCAGCAGCTGGGCATGCAACATACCAAGAAACTAAAGCAGCACCATGCTGCCGAGTTGCTTCCAACCCCACTTTACATAGCATACACTCAGTTGTTAGGGCAGAAAGAAGCATTTGGAGAGAATATTGAAGTAGAGATCATGGGAAGCACAAAGGATGCCCAAATATTTGCTCAACAGCAAGCCAAGAAGGAAAATGGTGCGTGTGCACTTTCTTGACATATGTCACAGCTATGCCTACTTGCGAAGTTGCAATTAGTCATTTGTTGCATTCCATTCCTGCTTTTAAATACTGGATCGCTGATGTCCTTGAGAACAAATTGGTCTCTTTCGATGTCTCCTGCAAGGCTGCAGTCTGTACTCTGTACAAATTCCTTttttgagttttttttttcacaAAAGCAATAGGCTGGTGTTCTCAGGCATTCAATGGCAATGTGCATTTTTCTATTGAAAAGGTAGAAAATCAGTTTGTGTTCAGTACTGCTGCATAGCAACGTTTAGCAAGATTTTCTGGAAGGGCATGTTCTTTTAATATTCGTAATTTATAACAGCATACATGTAGTGTGCAGTTTCTTATTTATTCGTCTAAGTCTGAGACTAGAGGCACATTGCTTGATTCTCTATTGATTTTGAATATAGCATTTTTCACTGTGACAGCAAAGATTGTTAAAGTTGGCATGCATTCTCAATGTACAGTATCATATGTCTGTTTGTTTTGCATGTAATCTCTTTTCCCTTATGGATAAGGATTGCCAAAATTTGGAGATCTTCCTCATGCACCATGTCTTGTATCTATGTAATAGCAGGAACCTTATCAAATGGTGACCACAACAGAATGGACGATGATGTaattgatgatgatgaagatgctcagagaagaagatcaagatccAAAAAGAATGTCATGAAGGAAGCTAATAATCCTGCAGTGGCATATCAACTTCATCCACTTAAACTTATTGTCCATGTATATGATACTGAAGATTGTAGTGCCAAACGTCGTAAACTCATCACCCTGAGGTTTGAATACTTGGCAAAGTTGAATGTTGTCTGTGTCGGAATTGAAGAATCTGAGGGCCTGGACAATAATATCTTGTGCAACCTATTTCCAGATGACACTGGTTTAGAGCTGCCTCACCAGGTATGTAGTTTAAAATCCAAGGCAGGTGATTTTAATTGATATTCACACCTTTCCTATTGGAAGTTCTGCTATCTGTTTATGTAGCAACAACAATTGTTCATGAGTTGGATGGTCTTGGTCTTTAGGTTATATGTGTGGTTGTTCATGAATCTGGACTAAACTTTAGGTgacttggggggggggggggggggtgttatTCTGGTCTTTTTGCGGTTTGATGATTGCTTAGGTTGATTTTAGTCCAAATTAGATGGGTTTAGAGGACTaatggactaaagtttagttggGGTGGAACTAATTTTTAGTCCACCTGTTTGGATCATCTAATGGACTAAACTTCATGCCTAAAGTTTAGTCAATGGATCCAAAGTTCCGAACGGGGACTAAGTTGTACGAAGTATGAGTAATGTGGGGCTTTTTTTCCAACTGGCAGTGAATTCTTGTGTTACTATGTTTTTTACCTTCTTGGTGGTTCTCATTGTAGCTGAAAGAGTGACTGTATTATCAATTTTGTGCAGATGGCTAAGATTTATGCTGGGGAGTGTCCAAACTTTACTGACAAGACTGCAAGACCATACAAGTGGGCACAGCATCTGGCTGGTATCGATTTTTTGCCAGAAGTCCCTCCATCTGTTGGGGATGATTCTAACAGAGCATTGAGCAGCTCTGATTTGTCATCTGGGCTTGCTCTATACCGTCAGCAGAACCGTGCAGAGACTATTTTGCAGAGAATCCGCTCGCGGAAAGTTGCACAGATGGCTCTTATGTGAGTCTCTACAGTATTTGCTGCTTGGGACATCAGTGACAAAATTTGGATGGTAGTTCAGTATAGAATGTAATTGCTGACAATTTTACGCTAATAATGCTTTTGCTTCTTTGCATATGTCGTTCTGAGATATGGGAATACTTAATGAATCATTTAACGGGCTGAGTTTGTGAAACGTCCCTCTAGCTTGAGCCTATGTTTTCAATTGATTCTAGTTCTTAGCAACCATCTTTCTGAAATTACTTATGACTGCTAAGCTTTACTTGTTCGATTGGTAGCATCCCTTTGAAGTTTTCGAGTCTATTTGATTACAGGTGGCAACTTGATTATTTGACAAAGTTGAAGTGGCCTCGAATAGAACATAAGAATACACCGTGGGCATCACGCACCCCATTGTGTAGTTTGCATAGTTGGTCATTGACAGGTTCCTTTCCTGAGCCATTGTCTCGTTCTAGTTTGATGGTAAGTGGGGCTGCAAGCAGTGTTGACAGTGATCTAGAGAGAAGATCTGTGACAAACTGGGAAGAAACTGAGAGTATCAGAGAGGATGGGGAGCTCCCGGTTGTCATTCATGCTGAGAATGAGACAAACAGTTCTGCAATTTTGCCCTCTGAGATGTCGCCTGAAGTTCGGAGCCATTCTAGAGGCTTATCCCTAATATCAAAGAGTGCAACACCATCTAAGCTAAGTGTCTCACACAGTTTTGGTAGAAATGAGGATGATCTAGATATCTTGATGTATAGTGACAGTGAGTTGGAGGACCAGCCCTTCATTCAGGAAGAAACTCAAAAAGGTAACCTAATTATAGACAAATCCTGGGAGGAATATGCTTCCAAGGAGTTTACCATGGTCTTGAGTAAAACTATGAAGAATGGTCCAAAAGTTGTGCTGGAAGCCAAGGTAAACTATGCCATGACTATTTGTTCTACCCTTCATGCATCTCTCATAATCTTGGTTTCTGATAGTGTAACTTCTATCACAGGTTAAGATAAGCATGGAATATCCAATCAGGCCTCCCCTTTTCAGCTTACGTTTGC
Coding sequences within it:
- the LOC112882351 gene encoding THO complex subunit 5A-like isoform X1, with protein sequence MAAAPTAEAMDVEAPARPPSTVSDTKYRSPHDLLAETRASIEKVAARMLAIKRDGVPKSELRELVTQMSLLLVTLRQVNREILMEEDRVKAETEAAKAPVDSTTLQLHNLLYEKNHYVKAIRACLDFQTKYPGIELVPEEEFQRAAPADIRDKTLAADASHDLMLKRLNFELVQRKELCKLHEKLELQRSSLLETIASQKKFLSSLPSHLKSLKKASLPVQQQLGMQHTKKLKQHHAAELLPTPLYIAYTQLLGQKEAFGENIEVEIMGSTKDAQIFAQQQAKKENAGTLSNGDHNRMDDDVIDDDEDAQRRRSRSKKNVMKEANNPAVAYQLHPLKLIVHVYDTEDCSAKRRKLITLRFEYLAKLNVVCVGIEESEGLDNNILCNLFPDDTGLELPHQMAKIYAGECPNFTDKTARPYKWAQHLAGIDFLPEVPPSVGDDSNRALSSSDLSSGLALYRQQNRAETILQRIRSRKVAQMALMWQLDYLTKLKWPRIEHKNTPWASRTPLCSLHSWSLTGSFPEPLSRSSLMVSGAASSVDSDLERRSVTNWEETESIREDGELPVVIHAENETNSSAILPSEMSPEVRSHSRGLSLISKSATPSKLSVSHSFGRNEDDLDILMYSDSELEDQPFIQEETQKGNLIIDKSWEEYASKEFTMVLSKTMKNGPKVVLEAKVKISMEYPIRPPLFSLRLLSEKSGTLKWLNDLRAMETEVNLHILRSLPSSCEEYILTHQVMCLAMLFDMHFDEDYEKRKVTSVIDVGLCKPVSGTMLTRSVRGRDRRQTIYWRELVIPPFLSFFWYWQN
- the LOC112882351 gene encoding THO complex subunit 5A-like isoform X2, producing the protein MAAAPTAEAMDVEAPARPPSTVSDTKYRSPHDLLAETRASIEKVAARMLAIKRDGVPKSELRELVTQMSLLLVTLRQVNREILMEEDRVKAETEAAKAPVDSTTLQLHNLLYEKNHYVKAIRACLDFQTKYPGIELVPEEEFQRAAPADIRDKTLAADASHDLMLKRLNFELVQRKELCKLHEKLELQRSSLLETIASQKKFLSSLPSHLKSLKKASLPVQQQLGMQHTKKLKQHHAAELLPTPLYIAYTQLLGQKEAFGENIEVEIMGSTKDAQIFAQQQAKKENGTLSNGDHNRMDDDVIDDDEDAQRRRSRSKKNVMKEANNPAVAYQLHPLKLIVHVYDTEDCSAKRRKLITLRFEYLAKLNVVCVGIEESEGLDNNILCNLFPDDTGLELPHQMAKIYAGECPNFTDKTARPYKWAQHLAGIDFLPEVPPSVGDDSNRALSSSDLSSGLALYRQQNRAETILQRIRSRKVAQMALMWQLDYLTKLKWPRIEHKNTPWASRTPLCSLHSWSLTGSFPEPLSRSSLMVSGAASSVDSDLERRSVTNWEETESIREDGELPVVIHAENETNSSAILPSEMSPEVRSHSRGLSLISKSATPSKLSVSHSFGRNEDDLDILMYSDSELEDQPFIQEETQKGNLIIDKSWEEYASKEFTMVLSKTMKNGPKVVLEAKVKISMEYPIRPPLFSLRLLSEKSGTLKWLNDLRAMETEVNLHILRSLPSSCEEYILTHQVMCLAMLFDMHFDEDYEKRKVTSVIDVGLCKPVSGTMLTRSVRGRDRRQTIYWRELVIPPFLSFFWYWQN